TATCGACGCCGCCGCAGGCTGATTAAAGATGATCCAGCTATTCACCGATCCACGCGCCCCGAGGCATCACCCTCCGCCAGCTTCAGCACTTCATCAACCGACACGATGTTAAAGTCACCGGGAATCGTCTGCTTCAGACACGAGGCCGCTACCGCAAACTCCAACGCCTTCCGCGTATCCCCCAGCCGAGTCAGCCCGTAGATCAAACCCGCTGCGAAACTGTCCCCTCCCCCCACGCGATCCACCAACTGCACGTCATACGCTCGTGACCGTGTCGCCGTCGAGCACTCTCGATCATCGAGCATCAGCGCCGACCAGCCATTCCGCGACGCCGAGTGACTCTCACGCAGCGTGATCGCCACCGCCTTGAAACCAAACTGCTCGCGCAGTTTCCTCGCGAGCTTGCCATACCCCGCCTCATCAAGATACCCCGCCGTCACATCCGTGTCCTCAGGCGACACGCCCAGGGATTTTTCCGCATCTTCCTCATTAGCAATGCAGACATCGACATGCTCCATCAACGGCCGCATCACCACCTGCGCTTCTGCCGTCGTCCACAGCTTCTTGCGAAAGTTCAGGTCGCAGGACACCGTGCACCCCACCCGTTTCGCCGCAGCCAGCAGCACGCCCAACGTCTCTCGCGGGACCTCGCCCAACGCTGGCGTGATCCCCGTCCAGTGAAACCACGAAGCCCCCGCAAACACCGCATCAACATCCAACTCATCAACCCCAAGCGACGCCACCGCAGCACCCGCCCGGTCATACACCACCTTGCTCGCCCGTTGGCTCGCACCCGTCTCCAGAAAGTAGACCCCAACCCGCTCCCCGCCACGAACCACAAACGATGTGTCCACGCCGAATCGACGCAGATGGTTCACCGCAGCCTGCCCGATCTCGTGCTTCGGCAGCTTGCTCACAAAACTCGCGTCAAGACCAAACTGCGCCAACGAAGAAGCCACATTCGCCTCGCCCCCACCATAGGTCACATCAAACTGACTCGCCTGCAGAAAACGCGAGAAGCCAGGCGTCGACAGCCTGAGCATGATCTCACCGAACGTCACGACACGACCCGAATCAATCGCAGCCATCTTGCACCTCAGTTATGAAGAAGCGGAGTCCGCCGAAGCTCGAATCCGCGCCGCGTTCGCCGTGATCGCAGCCCAGTCTCGTGCCTCCAACTTATCCTTGGGGCATAGCGCTCCGCCAGCACCCACCGCCACAGCGCCCGCCTTAATCCAGTCACCCGCATTGTCCAGCGTCACCCCGCCCGTCGGCATGAGCCTCAGATGCGGCATCGGCGCCAGCACCGCTTTGAAAAACGGTATGCCCAGACTGTCCGCAGGAAACACCTTGGCCACATCCGCCCCCACCTGCATCGCACGATGAATCTCTGTCGGCGTAAAACATCCCGGCATGGCCGCCGCCCCCGAAGCGTGCGCCGCCTCCACAATCGCCGGATCAAAAATGGGGCTCACTACATACCGCGCCCCCGCCGCGGCCGCCGCCCGGGCTGTGTCTCCGTCCAGCACCGAACCCACGCCCAGAAATAGCTCGTCCCCATATCGCTTGGCCAGATCACGAATGCCCTCGATCGCATTCGGCGTCGACAACGTCACCTCAATACCCCGCACACCACCCGCCGCGAGCGCTTCCGCCAATGCTGGCAGGTCTTCGGACGACCCAAGCCGAATCACCGCGATCACTCGTTCACGCTTTAGTCGATCAAGAATCGCTCCACGATCCATGCCTGATGTTCCTGTTTCTGTTGGCTAGAGCCTCTGAACCGTCAACCCGCCATCGACCATGATCGCCTGACCCGTCCCGTAGGGAAGGTCGCCGCCGACCAGCGCCGCGACCACCGCCCCCACATCCTCCGGCGTCCCCCACCGCCGATCAACCGCGATCCCCTCCGCAAACAGCTTGTCGTATTTCTCCGTCACTCCCGCCGTCATGTCCGTTTTAATGATCCCTGGCCGCACCTCGTAACAAGGAATGCCAAACTCCCCCAGACGTGCCGCCCACAACTGCGACGCCATCGCCAGCCCCGCCTTCGTGATGCAGTAGTCCCCACGATTCACCGACACCACCGTCGCACTGACCGACGTCACAAAAACAATCGACGGCTGCCGCTGCGCATCGGCCTTTTTCTGCTCGATCATCCACCGAGCCACACGCTGTGTCAGGAAATACGGTCCTCGTAGATTAATCGACATCAACCGATCAAAGCTCTCAGCCGACGCATCCAGGATGTCCTCTCGCCGCTCCGGAGCCACCCCCGCATTGTTCACCAGCGCATCAAGCCGACCAAACCGCTCGCGGATTGCCTCGATCATCACCTCGTGTTCTTCAAGATTCGCCACATCCCCCCGCACATACTGCGTCTCGACGCCATGAGTACCCAGTTCTTCCAGCACACCCTTAACATCCGCCGCCGCCCGCCGGCCGTTGATCACCACATCAAAACCATCCGCCGCCAGCTTGTGAGCGATCCCCAATCCGATCCCACGCGATCCCCCCGTGACCATCGCAACCGGTCGATCACTCATCGCACCGCCTCCACGTCATTCTCGATCGGACCGAAGAACCGGTACGCCGGCTCATCATTCGCCAGCCGTTGCACCGTCAACGCGGCCTCCCGCAGGTGATAATCACCCCACATTGCCGCCTCGCCGCACGGGATCTTCCGACCCTCCGGCACATAATCCCAGCCATTCGGCCGGTGATACACCGTGTGCAGCGACAACCCCTGATGCTCAGGGTCCACGCCAAGATAGGTGTCCGTCAGCAACGTCCGCAGCGAGGTCAACCCCGCCTTGAGATAGCGATCGCCCGCCGCCGCATCGCCATGTCGCTTCAGATACAGCCCCAGCCGAACAAGCCCTTGGCAACAGATCGCGCCCGCCGAAGAATCCACCGGTTCGTAGTCATTAAACGGCTCAGCAGGGCGGTCCAGGTAATCACCCATCATCGCCAGGCCAGGCGCGCCCGTGTCCCAGTAAGGCACGCCATCGACCGGCGTATGCTCAATAAAGAAATCACATGTCGCCCGCGCCGCCTCTAGCATGAACCCAGTCACCTCAGCCCGCCCGCCATGAGGCTCAAGCTCCTCATCGCCCACCGTTTCAAGAAACTCAAGCTGCTCCGGATAACCCACCACCGCCCACGATAAGCCGCGCGTCCACGTCGAAAACGGCGAGTAACCCTGCTGCGTCGAAGGACACCGGTAATCCCCGTTGTTCGCATTGAACACCGCCTCGTGCGAGGCTCGTCCCCGGATGTCATAGATATCTCGCAGACCATTCTTGCTGTCTGCCCCGTACCAGATGTTAAACCGCGCCGTGTTCCGTGCATGCTCGATGATCCGGCCCAGCAGATTGATCCGTTCATCCCGCTCCCCCTGCAGCACATGCCCCAACTGGTGGCTGACCGCCAACGCCCGACAACTCCGGATTGTGTCTACAAACAACGACTGCGGGCCATTGAACGAATAAATGTACCCCGTCCCATCCGCCGTCTTCGCCCACCGCGAGGCCTGCACCGCACCGGTCACCTTCAGCGCGAGTTCATAAAAGTCCATCTCCCCCGCGCCAGCGGCAAACCGACCTTCTCGCGCCAGCCGCCACAAATTCCCATACGTCGACACGTTGTTGAACCCGTGGTCATGCACCCCGGTATGCGTCAGGTGTGGCGCCATCACCTCACGAGTCCGCTCCCTCGCTAGCTCCAGAAAGAACTCATCCCCCGTCGCATCAAACTGCAACGCCGCCGAACCAAACTGAAAACCCTGCGTCCACTCTGTCCACCCCTGAGCGGTGTACTTCCCCGCCACCGTGAACACAGGCGTAGACGATCCAGGCGGAAAACTCGTCTCGATCGAACGAATCTTCTCACCCGACAACGCCCACATCCGGGCGATCGGATCGAGCAGGTCAGCAGGCGTCAGTGTGTCATCAATCCGAATCATGGGCTTGAGCCTCCTGCCGCGAGAATAGCCCCACCCGACACCCCCG
The sequence above is drawn from the Phycisphaeraceae bacterium genome and encodes:
- a CDS encoding bifunctional 4-hydroxy-2-oxoglutarate aldolase/2-dehydro-3-deoxy-phosphogluconate aldolase — translated: MDRGAILDRLKRERVIAVIRLGSSEDLPALAEALAAGGVRGIEVTLSTPNAIEGIRDLAKRYGDELFLGVGSVLDGDTARAAAAAGARYVVSPIFDPAIVEAAHASGAAAMPGCFTPTEIHRAMQVGADVAKVFPADSLGIPFFKAVLAPMPHLRLMPTGGVTLDNAGDWIKAGAVAVGAGGALCPKDKLEARDWAAITANAARIRASADSASS
- a CDS encoding sugar kinase → MAAIDSGRVVTFGEIMLRLSTPGFSRFLQASQFDVTYGGGEANVASSLAQFGLDASFVSKLPKHEIGQAAVNHLRRFGVDTSFVVRGGERVGVYFLETGASQRASKVVYDRAGAAVASLGVDELDVDAVFAGASWFHWTGITPALGEVPRETLGVLLAAAKRVGCTVSCDLNFRKKLWTTAEAQVVMRPLMEHVDVCIANEEDAEKSLGVSPEDTDVTAGYLDEAGYGKLARKLREQFGFKAVAITLRESHSASRNGWSALMLDDRECSTATRSRAYDVQLVDRVGGGDSFAAGLIYGLTRLGDTRKALEFAVAASCLKQTIPGDFNIVSVDEVLKLAEGDASGRVDR
- a CDS encoding 3-ketoacyl-ACP reductase → MSDRPVAMVTGGSRGIGLGIAHKLAADGFDVVINGRRAAADVKGVLEELGTHGVETQYVRGDVANLEEHEVMIEAIRERFGRLDALVNNAGVAPERREDILDASAESFDRLMSINLRGPYFLTQRVARWMIEQKKADAQRQPSIVFVTSVSATVVSVNRGDYCITKAGLAMASQLWAARLGEFGIPCYEVRPGIIKTDMTAGVTEKYDKLFAEGIAVDRRWGTPEDVGAVVAALVGGDLPYGTGQAIMVDGGLTVQRL
- a CDS encoding glycosyl hydrolase → MIRIDDTLTPADLLDPIARMWALSGEKIRSIETSFPPGSSTPVFTVAGKYTAQGWTEWTQGFQFGSAALQFDATGDEFFLELARERTREVMAPHLTHTGVHDHGFNNVSTYGNLWRLAREGRFAAGAGEMDFYELALKVTGAVQASRWAKTADGTGYIYSFNGPQSLFVDTIRSCRALAVSHQLGHVLQGERDERINLLGRIIEHARNTARFNIWYGADSKNGLRDIYDIRGRASHEAVFNANNGDYRCPSTQQGYSPFSTWTRGLSWAVVGYPEQLEFLETVGDEELEPHGGRAEVTGFMLEAARATCDFFIEHTPVDGVPYWDTGAPGLAMMGDYLDRPAEPFNDYEPVDSSAGAICCQGLVRLGLYLKRHGDAAAGDRYLKAGLTSLRTLLTDTYLGVDPEHQGLSLHTVYHRPNGWDYVPEGRKIPCGEAAMWGDYHLREAALTVQRLANDEPAYRFFGPIENDVEAVR